The Halosimplex litoreum genome has a window encoding:
- a CDS encoding DUF6653 family protein has protein sequence MSTTVPSERLAEFLWERHANPWSGWTRVFAFPVLVYAVLTRRKRLLVAAVAAIAVNPVVLPQPDDARAWTSEVIQAERYWADHGNQGALLRSLDAATLPVTVAALYAAYRRKPKSTAVLTAASMALKFAFVNALVRHYESATEGDTPTAATDAAATDSARTDASEDGPP, from the coding sequence GTGTCGACCACAGTGCCATCGGAACGACTCGCGGAGTTCCTCTGGGAACGACACGCCAACCCCTGGAGCGGGTGGACGCGCGTCTTCGCGTTCCCGGTGCTGGTGTACGCCGTCCTGACCCGGCGCAAGCGACTGCTGGTCGCGGCGGTCGCGGCCATCGCGGTCAACCCGGTCGTGCTCCCCCAGCCCGACGACGCTCGGGCCTGGACCAGCGAGGTGATCCAGGCCGAGCGCTACTGGGCCGACCACGGGAACCAGGGCGCACTCCTCCGGTCGCTCGACGCAGCGACGCTGCCGGTGACCGTCGCCGCCCTGTACGCCGCCTACCGACGGAAGCCGAAGTCGACGGCGGTCCTGACGGCGGCCTCGATGGCGCTGAAGTTCGCGTTCGTCAACGCGCTCGTTCGCCACTACGAGTCCGCGACCGAGGGCGACACGCCGACGGCGGCCACGGACGCCGCCGCGACGGATAGCGCACGGACCGACGCCTCCGAGGACGGCCCCCCGTAG
- a CDS encoding DUF309 domain-containing protein, producing MDAQLRAGVAVYNAGYHHAAHDAWEQRWLDLDEGDDERFLHGLIQFTAAVHHARHRNWSGATGLADSAGDYLADLPADYRGVNVGEVRAYLGALERDPERVERAPAPSLTYEGAALALADLDFESSTVAAEVLAEGLGYDEATIERGVEYARTDLESGEEGSQFVTFVLDFVRDPDSRPIVAQRLSEHVDRRERRESDVNGLFDER from the coding sequence ATGGACGCACAGCTCCGTGCGGGCGTCGCCGTCTACAACGCCGGCTACCACCACGCCGCCCACGACGCCTGGGAACAGCGCTGGCTCGACCTCGACGAGGGCGACGACGAGCGCTTTCTCCACGGACTCATCCAGTTCACCGCCGCCGTCCACCACGCGCGGCATCGCAACTGGTCGGGGGCGACCGGCCTCGCCGACAGCGCCGGCGACTACCTCGCCGACCTCCCCGCCGACTACCGCGGCGTGAACGTCGGTGAGGTCCGCGCGTACCTCGGCGCGCTCGAACGGGACCCCGAACGTGTCGAGCGAGCGCCAGCGCCGTCGCTCACCTACGAGGGCGCGGCGCTCGCGCTCGCGGATCTCGACTTCGAGTCGAGCACCGTCGCCGCCGAGGTACTCGCCGAGGGACTGGGCTACGACGAGGCCACCATCGAGCGGGGGGTCGAGTACGCCCGCACCGACCTCGAATCGGGCGAGGAGGGCAGCCAGTTCGTCACGTTCGTCCTCGATTTCGTCCGCGACCCCGACAGCCGACCGATCGTCGCCCAGCGACTCTCCGAACACGTCGACCGCCGTGAACGTCGGGAATCGGACGTGAACGGACTGTTCGACGAGCGGTGA
- a CDS encoding LabA-like NYN domain-containing protein — protein MAVKRTMLFVDAQNLVGGARRFGGGSFDYDIDKLVGELVGERDLVRGYWFDSHEPGNRGDKEGFYAFLERNGFRVESTDLKRTEDGLDEKEADIRLTVELIAQGVVDSYDVATVVSGDRDFLKAIRYVQNQGKIVHVAAFEDSTSEVLERTADEYTALDDIAHVIRR, from the coding sequence ATGGCAGTGAAGCGAACGATGCTGTTCGTCGACGCGCAAAATCTCGTCGGCGGTGCCAGACGTTTCGGAGGGGGGAGTTTCGACTACGATATCGACAAACTGGTTGGGGAACTCGTCGGCGAGCGCGACCTGGTACGGGGGTACTGGTTCGACTCGCACGAGCCCGGCAATCGGGGGGACAAGGAGGGGTTCTACGCGTTCCTCGAACGAAACGGGTTCCGCGTCGAGTCCACGGACCTGAAACGCACCGAGGACGGACTCGACGAGAAGGAGGCCGACATCCGGCTCACGGTCGAGCTGATCGCTCAGGGAGTGGTCGATTCCTACGACGTGGCGACGGTGGTCAGCGGCGACCGGGACTTCCTCAAAGCGATCCGATACGTCCAGAACCAGGGGAAGATCGTTCACGTCGCCGCCTTCGAGGACTCGACGTCCGAGGTACTGGAGCGAACCGCCGACGAGTACACGGCTCTCGACGACATCGCGCACGTGATCCGTCGATGA
- a CDS encoding YgaP-like transmembrane domain, giving the protein MEPNVGGRDRLARGIVAVLLTVVAVKALVSGKRSRGLLLGVAALGLGFNATTCFCGLNRALGIDTTE; this is encoded by the coding sequence GTGGAACCCAACGTCGGCGGACGCGACCGTCTCGCACGTGGCATCGTCGCGGTACTACTGACCGTCGTCGCGGTGAAGGCGCTCGTCAGCGGCAAGCGCTCCCGGGGCCTCCTCCTGGGCGTCGCCGCGCTCGGGTTGGGATTCAACGCGACGACCTGTTTCTGCGGGCTGAACCGGGCGCTGGGGATCGACACGACCGAGTGA
- a CDS encoding DUF7563 family protein, with amino-acid sequence MPTCRNCDAVVTKSYVRVFAPNGMDQPRVCPNCEDKTRDKGDVRTKRN; translated from the coding sequence GTGCCCACTTGCCGGAACTGCGACGCCGTCGTGACGAAATCGTACGTGCGAGTGTTCGCGCCGAACGGGATGGACCAGCCCCGCGTCTGCCCGAACTGCGAGGACAAGACTCGCGACAAAGGCGACGTGCGAACCAAACGCAACTGA
- the azf gene encoding NAD-dependent glucose-6-phosphate dehydrogenase Azf, with protein sequence MDEPVLLTGAGGRVGQAVLEGLADEYEWQLLLHSPPDDEPDHEYRIGDVTDEEAVAEAMDGVGAVIHLAGDPRPSAPWPSVLSNNIDGTEKMYEAAVDAGVEKFVFASSNHAVGAYETDERTPEMYRESDDYRLDGTEFPRPGNHYGVSKAAGEVLGRYYHDEHGISVCNVRIGNLTRGHPPIDYERGQAMWLSYPDCARIHRCALEADYDFEIVYGISDNDRKYYSLERAREALGYDPQDNSAEWDADEHVADYERDV encoded by the coding sequence ATGGACGAGCCGGTCTTACTCACAGGTGCAGGAGGTCGCGTCGGGCAGGCCGTGCTGGAGGGGCTCGCCGACGAGTACGAGTGGCAGTTGCTCCTCCACAGCCCGCCGGACGACGAGCCCGACCACGAGTATCGCATCGGCGACGTGACCGACGAGGAGGCCGTCGCCGAGGCGATGGACGGCGTGGGGGCCGTCATCCACCTCGCCGGCGACCCGCGACCGAGCGCGCCGTGGCCCTCCGTGCTGTCGAACAACATCGACGGCACCGAGAAGATGTACGAGGCCGCCGTCGACGCCGGCGTCGAGAAGTTCGTCTTCGCCTCCTCGAACCACGCCGTCGGCGCCTACGAGACCGACGAGCGGACCCCCGAAATGTACCGCGAGAGCGACGACTACCGCCTCGACGGTACCGAGTTCCCCCGTCCCGGCAACCACTACGGCGTCTCGAAGGCCGCCGGCGAGGTGCTCGGTCGCTACTACCACGACGAACACGGCATCTCGGTGTGCAACGTTCGCATCGGTAACCTCACTCGGGGTCACCCACCGATCGACTACGAGCGCGGCCAGGCGATGTGGCTCTCCTATCCCGACTGCGCCCGTATCCACCGCTGCGCCCTGGAAGCCGACTACGACTTCGAGATCGTCTACGGCATCTCCGACAACGACAGGAAGTACTACTCGCTGGAGCGCGCCAGGGAGGCGCTGGGCTACGACCCGCAGGACAACTCCGCCGAGTGGGACGCCGACGAGCACGTCGCCGACTACGAGCGCGACGTGTAG